A window of marine bacterium B5-7 genomic DNA:
AGCGTTGTTTTTGATGTACTGTAATACATTCTCACGCAATTCGAGGGCGGTGGGTTTATCGCCCTCCCATTGAATGTTTGCTTTTAGCAAGGCATGAAATAGACAAGCGCCATCGCCAGGCACTTCTACTTTTTCTAAGCCATCTGGTATTGCACCATATCTAGCACGACCACCCATCACACACCTCATTTCATCTTTGTTTTCCTGCCTCATTATACCCTGATAGACCTTAAGGCTTCCTTAAAGTTTCTTTAAATCAGAAAAAATCTTCTAAGCGAGATCTACATTATCTTTTTGGTATCTTTGTTTGACGGCGTCGCGTTTGCTGGCTATTATCGAAGTAGCTACTAATGTAGCTATTTTTAAATGGGGGACAGATGCAAGAGATACAAGTGAGTAAGCAAGCGTTTATTCAATATACCAGTCGTTATTTGAAGATGGCGGAGCAAGAAGGTAAGGCTATTGTGATCACGCATCACAAAATGCCAACATTGTGTGTGCAATCTGTTGCGACAAAGTCAATTCATGATTTACGTGGCTGCGCTGGCGTGATAAAAACTACGGAAGATATTAATAAGCCTATCTTACCGGGGTTTGATGAATGGTCATCTTAGATACGTGTGCAGTGATTGAATTATGTAAAGAAGCCCCTACGTTTACAGGGATAACAGAAAAGCGAATAGCACAATCCGCTGCGATTCTATCGATTAGTTTTGCTGAAATAGCCTGTAAAGTGACAGCCAAAAAATTGCAAATGGCTATTACTCCTGCTGCATTGCATCGACGTATTGTACAAACAGAGGCAATTCAATTATTGGATATTGGCGCAGAAGATTGGTTGCGTGCGGTTGATTTGGATTGGCCGACACATCGTGATCTTGCTGATCGCTTAATTGTTTCCTATGCACAGCATCATCAATATGCCATTGTTTCTAGCGATCGTGCCATGAAGCAATTTTACGGTGATGTGATTTGGTGAATAAGAAAGCAAAATAAAAAATATATCGTATTTGATTCTCTAGGGTTTGTTCTGCGATGTTTGGTGCCGGAAAGTGTGGTTTTACACATTTTTAGGTACCTAAAAGTGTGTGTTTTCACGTTTTTCGGTACCTAAAAGTGTGATCGAAAGTAATTTTTCCTTCCCAGAAGGAAAGATTGTTTGGTATCTGTCCTTGCTGGAAGGAAAGATTCGTCATTATCTATCCTTGCTAGAAGGAAAGATTCTGCTAACCTGGCGCCCTCTAAAAGGAAATTTTTATGTCCACCCAAAAACCCCTGATCCTTGTCGATGGTTCTTCATTTTTGTTTCGTGCCTATCATGCTCTACCGCCACTGACTAATTCGAAAGGGATGCCCACGGGTGCTGCGTATGGCGTTGTTAATATGATGCGGCGTTTGCTCAGTGATTACGATCCCGATCATATTGCAGTGATTTTTGATTGCAAAGAAAAAACCTTTCGTCACGAACGCTACCCAGAATACAAAGCAAACCGCCCAGAAATGCCAGAAGACTTGGCCGTACAAATTCAACCGATACACGATATTATTCGCGCGCTGGGTATGCCCTTGTTGCGCCAACCAGGTTTTGAAGCGGATGACATTATTGGTACGCTCGCCAAGCAAGCGACAGAACAAAAGATTGATACGATTATTGTGACCGGCGACAAAGATATGGCGCAGCTTGTGAATGAACATATCACGCTGGTGAATACCATGTCGAATACCAGCATGGATATAGAGGGCGTAAAAACAAAATTTGGTTTGCCGCCGGAATTGATTATCGATTATTTAGCATTGATGGGCGACACCGTCGATAACGTGCCGGGGATCCCTAAAGTAGGCCCTAAAACAGCGGTTAAATGGCTAACGCAGTATGGCTCTATGGATGCGATTGTTGAAAACGCCGATAAAATTGGTGGGAAAGTTGGCGAGAATTTACGAGCACATTTGGACTTTTTACCACTTGGCAAAGAGCTGGTGACGATTCATTGTGATATGGAATTGGGCTATCAAATTGATGAGCTGACACGGAAACCACAAGAAACAGACAAGCTAATCAAATTATTTGGTGACTTAGAGCTTAAGAGCTGGTTAAAAGAATTAACAGAAGAAGAAACCGCGCCAGTAGAAAAACAATATCACGTTGTGTTAGATGAAAAAACATTAAAAGACTGCGTAGCCAATATAAAAAAATCGGGACTATTTAGTTTTGACACCGAAACGACATCGTTAAACTACATGCAAGCGGAGGTGGTTGGGATCTCCGTGGCCTATCAACCGGGTGATGCTTATTATATTCCCGTTGCACACGATTATGAAAATGCACCACAGCAATTAGATCGCGCTCTCGTGTTATCTGCATTTAAACCTTTACTGGAAGACCCTGACATAAAAATTATTGGGCAGCACATCAAGTACGACATGAATGTACTCCGAAAATATGATATTCAGCTACAAGGCGTGGCATTTGACACGATGCTAGAATCCTATGTTTTAAATGCAACTGCAACACGTCATGATATGGATTCTTTGGCTTGGCACTATTTGGGTGAAGAAACCATCCATTATGAAGAAGTTGCAGGGAAAGGGGCAAAACAAATTCCTTTTAATCAAGTGCCTATTGCAAAAGCCCTACCCTATGCTGCGGAAGATGCGGATATTACCTTACGTTTACATCAACATGTCTGGGGCTTGCTCAAAGATGAAAAACGCCAAGAAATTTTTACAGACTTAGAAATGCCCTTGGTTCCAGTGATGTCAGCAATGGAGTGTACGGGGGTGTTGATTGATGCTGATTTGCTGAAAAAACAAAGTGAAGAAATTGCAGCGCGTTTAGAAGTATTGACGGAGAGTGCCTACCAAGAAGCAGGCAGCAACTTTAATTTAGACTCCCCCAAACAACTACAAGCCATTTTGTTTGAGGAAATGGGCTTGCCCATTGTGAAAAAAACGGCAAAAGGTCAGCCCTCAACGGCAGAAGATGTTTTGCAAGAATTGGCGCTGCAGTATGCCTTGCCTAAAATTATTTTAGAGTACCGCAGCTTAAGCAAACTGAAATCTACTTATACGGACAAATTGCCTGAACAAATTAACCAAAAAACGGGTCGTGTACATACTTCTTATCATCAGGCAGTCGCTGCCACCGGACGTTTATCTTCATCAGATCCAAACTTACAAAACATTCCTGTGCGGAATGAGATGGGGCGTCGTATTCGCCAAGCTTTTATCGCACCTGACGGTTATCAGTTAATTTCTGCGGATTATTCGCAAATTGAATTGCGCATTATGGCGCATTTATCTAAAGATAAAGGTTTGTGTGATGCTTTCTCTAAAGGCTTGGATGTGCATCGTGCGACAGCAGCAGAAGTATTTGGTGTGCCATTGGATGAGGTGACCTCTGAGCAACGTCGGCGGGCAAAAGCGGTTAACTTTGGTTTAATTTATGGGATGTCTGCGTTTGGTTTGGCAAAACAATTAGATATCGATCGTAATGAGGCACAGAATTACATCGATATTTATTTTGAACGTTATCCTGGTGTACACGACTATATGGAGTCCACACGAAAAAAAGCACACAAACTAGGGTATGTAGAAACCTTGTTTGGTCGACGCCTATCTTTACCAGATATTCATGCAACAAAGAAAATGCGGCAAATGGCGGCAGAACGTGCTGCGATTAATGCACCCATGC
This region includes:
- the polI gene encoding DNA polymerase, translated to MSTQKPLILVDGSSFLFRAYHALPPLTNSKGMPTGAAYGVVNMMRRLLSDYDPDHIAVIFDCKEKTFRHERYPEYKANRPEMPEDLAVQIQPIHDIIRALGMPLLRQPGFEADDIIGTLAKQATEQKIDTIIVTGDKDMAQLVNEHITLVNTMSNTSMDIEGVKTKFGLPPELIIDYLALMGDTVDNVPGIPKVGPKTAVKWLTQYGSMDAIVENADKIGGKVGENLRAHLDFLPLGKELVTIHCDMELGYQIDELTRKPQETDKLIKLFGDLELKSWLKELTEEETAPVEKQYHVVLDEKTLKDCVANIKKSGLFSFDTETTSLNYMQAEVVGISVAYQPGDAYYIPVAHDYENAPQQLDRALVLSAFKPLLEDPDIKIIGQHIKYDMNVLRKYDIQLQGVAFDTMLESYVLNATATRHDMDSLAWHYLGEETIHYEEVAGKGAKQIPFNQVPIAKALPYAAEDADITLRLHQHVWGLLKDEKRQEIFTDLEMPLVPVMSAMECTGVLIDADLLKKQSEEIAARLEVLTESAYQEAGSNFNLDSPKQLQAILFEEMGLPIVKKTAKGQPSTAEDVLQELALQYALPKIILEYRSLSKLKSTYTDKLPEQINQKTGRVHTSYHQAVAATGRLSSSDPNLQNIPVRNEMGRRIRQAFIAPDGYQLISADYSQIELRIMAHLSKDKGLCDAFSKGLDVHRATAAEVFGVPLDEVTSEQRRRAKAVNFGLIYGMSAFGLAKQLDIDRNEAQNYIDIYFERYPGVHDYMESTRKKAHKLGYVETLFGRRLSLPDIHATKKMRQMAAERAAINAPMQGTAADIIKRAMLAVADYLKTSDLDAKLLMQVHDELILEVKEEQVETVLTAVKDCMQNAADLDVPLIVDAGVGNNWDEAH